The proteins below come from a single Euleptes europaea isolate rEulEur1 chromosome 5, rEulEur1.hap1, whole genome shotgun sequence genomic window:
- the PROC gene encoding vitamin K-dependent protein C gives MWKIITLWVFSAAFVLPSGYDASVFYSSREANQVLKIQKRANTFLEELKGGLLERECYEEQCDFEEASEIFKTKEATLNFWTKYVDGDQCENVTCFSGTCVDSFKKFNCICNSGWEGLLCQHVSNYTNCSIDYGGCEHFCHEAQEKGRRFCTCASGYQLKDDHTSCQADVEFPCGRVADPHSSVPKLNIKLIAGKAGKKGYSPWQVMLINGAGKFKCGGVLIHPTWVLTAAHCLEGEEVFKLKFGKYHRWRADDGEQAIFTDKLVPHENYTKKTSDNDIALLHLAHPVFFNKYVLPICLPIKNLAEQQLMKEGTSTVVTGWGSQSANSATNYSAVLNYIEIPVASRNECAHSMQNSVSDNMLCGGILGDQRDSCHGDSGGPMVTQFKDTWFLVGLVSWGEGCGKLDNFGIYTKVSPYLEWIDQQIKKPLIPKSEKEK, from the exons ATGTGGAAAATCATTACCCTTTGGGTGTTTTCAGCTGCCTTTGTATTGCCTAGTGGATACGACGCCTCAG TATTTTACAGTAGCAGGGAAGCAAATCAAGTGCTgaaaatacagaagagggcaaatACTTTCTTGGAGGAGCTCAAAGGAGGCTTGTTGGAGCGAGAATGTTACGAGGAACAATGTGACTTTGAGGAAGCCAGTGAGATATTTAAAACCAAGGAAGCAACT CTGAATTTCTGGACAAAGTATGTTG atGGAGATCAGTGTGAAAATGTCACGTGTTTCAGTGGAACCTGTGTGGACAGCTTTAAGAAATTTAACTGCATTTGTAACtcaggatgggagggacttctgtgccaaCATG TGTCCAACTACACCAACTGCTCCATTGACTATGGTGGCTGTGAGCATTTCTGTCATGAGGCTCAGGAGAAGGGCCGGCGTTTCTGCACTTGTGCTTCAGGGTACCAGTTGAAGGATGATCATACTTCATGTCAAGCTGATG TAGAGTTCCCCTGTGGGAGAGTCGCGGATCCCCACTCTTCAGTCCCCAAGCTGAACATTAAACTCATTGCAGGGAAAGCTGGAAAAAAAGGATACAGTCCTTGGCAA GTTATGCTGATCAATGGAGCAGGGAAATTTAAGTGTGGGGGTGTTCTCATACACCCCACCTGGGTGCTGACAGCTGCTCATTGTTTGGAGGGAGAAGAAGTATTCAAATTGAAATTTG GCAAATATCATCGTTGGCGAGCAGATGATGGCGAGCAAGCAATCTTCACTGACAAGCTAGTGCCTCATGAAAACTACACCAAGAAGACCTCTGATAATGACATTGCACTGCTGCACCTGGCCCATCCGGTTTTCTTCAACAAGTACGTGCTGCCCATATGCCTACCCATCAAGAACCTTGCAGAGCAGCAGCTGATGAAAGAAGGGACATCAACAGTGGTGACCGGCTGGGGCAGCCAGAGCGCGAACTCTGCAACTAACTACAGCGCCGTCCTCAATTATATCGAAATCCCAGTGGCATCTCGGAACGAATGTGCCCATTCTATGCAGAATTCAGTCTCAGATAACATGCTGTGTGGAGGGATCCTGGGAGATCAGAGGGATTCCTGTCATGGGGACAGTGGCGGTCCTATGGTCACTCAGTTCAAGGATACCTGGTTCCTAGTTGGGTTGGTGAGTTGGGGAGAGGGCTGTGGGAAACTTGATAACTTTGGAATCTACACCAAGGTCAGCCCTTACCTTGAATGGATTGATCAGCAAATAAAAAAACCGTTAATACCTAAGTCTGAAAAAGAAAAGTAA